In Sporosarcina sp. PTS2304, a genomic segment contains:
- a CDS encoding S-layer homology domain-containing protein, with product MVKKKPLGHVLLAFALLLQLAVLPLQTAAAEPEKSPTWIPSINYLALGDSLAAGITPSNELGKGYADFLAEELAAQELLQTSNKGFSYPGYKTDDVLKDLEVNVTKPVLGIGHQEQTATIQQAIKEANLITLSVGANDVLSKVKFDESGKPIFKPEEIQAALTNVGMNIQKTLVHIYQLNPNAQVYVMGYYNPFPYLSAEIQPILGQLVIGLNGAITKGLTGTPAHFIPTADLIAKDFTAYLPNPQNIHLSQAGYKVVKNAFNESLMKNYPWFKENVLTVEQKDASTVVLNWEPVIDTGMITTYQVFNGDQMIGEVMDPVLTYEVTDLQPNKEYNFTIKAVSQNGKMSIHHLHKAYTVNSVPVEPSEPTEPTEPTEPTIMFTDISKHWAKEVIEIAAMKGIVGGYADHTFRPDQSLTRAQATSIIVRALDLKPKSTKVAFDDVAYYAESTKADIQAAYEYGLVSGVNGHFMPNKPITRAQLALLVSRTYAVATGKPYTPTAPAPFTDIQKFAKDTQWAIAGLYELNIATGDQGKFMPNAPTTRAHAAKMIVHSMQAIGQ from the coding sequence ATGGTGAAGAAAAAGCCGTTAGGTCACGTGTTGCTTGCATTCGCGTTACTGCTTCAACTCGCTGTGCTGCCATTGCAAACCGCTGCTGCAGAACCTGAAAAGTCTCCCACCTGGATTCCATCAATTAATTATTTAGCATTAGGAGATTCATTGGCAGCAGGAATTACGCCTTCCAACGAACTAGGCAAAGGATATGCGGATTTTTTAGCAGAAGAGTTAGCTGCACAAGAGTTATTGCAAACGAGTAACAAAGGTTTTTCTTATCCTGGCTATAAAACGGATGATGTACTGAAAGATTTAGAGGTGAACGTAACGAAGCCGGTTTTAGGTATAGGACATCAGGAACAAACCGCAACAATTCAACAGGCTATTAAAGAAGCGAACCTCATCACCTTATCCGTTGGAGCGAATGACGTACTATCGAAAGTGAAGTTTGACGAGAGCGGAAAACCTATATTTAAACCAGAGGAAATACAAGCTGCACTTACGAATGTAGGGATGAATATCCAAAAGACTTTAGTGCATATTTATCAACTGAACCCAAATGCACAAGTGTATGTAATGGGCTACTATAATCCATTCCCTTACTTAAGTGCAGAAATTCAACCGATACTAGGTCAGTTGGTGATCGGACTGAATGGCGCGATTACAAAAGGTCTGACAGGAACACCTGCCCATTTCATCCCGACTGCAGATTTGATCGCGAAAGATTTTACAGCCTACTTACCGAATCCTCAAAATATTCATCTAAGCCAAGCTGGATATAAAGTCGTGAAGAATGCGTTTAATGAGTCACTGATGAAAAACTATCCGTGGTTTAAAGAAAATGTACTGACAGTAGAACAAAAAGACGCCTCAACTGTCGTACTGAACTGGGAGCCTGTAATTGATACAGGAATGATTACAACATATCAAGTGTTCAATGGAGATCAAATGATCGGAGAAGTGATGGATCCTGTTTTAACATATGAAGTCACAGATCTTCAGCCGAACAAAGAATACAACTTTACGATTAAAGCAGTAAGTCAAAACGGCAAGATGAGTATTCATCATTTACACAAAGCATATACTGTAAATAGTGTACCAGTGGAACCGTCAGAACCAACAGAACCAACAGAACCAACAGAACCGACTATTATGTTTACAGACATTTCCAAACACTGGGCAAAAGAAGTAATCGAAATTGCGGCAATGAAAGGGATTGTAGGTGGATATGCGGATCACACATTCCGTCCAGATCAGTCACTAACACGAGCTCAAGCAACATCTATAATTGTTCGTGCGCTGGATTTAAAGCCGAAAAGCACGAAGGTGGCTTTTGATGATGTAGCATATTATGCTGAAAGCACAAAAGCAGACATTCAAGCAGCATATGAGTATGGATTGGTAAGTGGAGTGAATGGTCATTTCATGCCAAATAAACCAATTACTCGTGCGCAGTTAGCATTATTAGTAAGTCGTACGTATGCGGTTGCTACAGGCAAGCCATATACACCGACAGCACCTGCACCGTTCACTGACATTCAGAAATTTGCTAAAGACACGCAATGGGCAATTGCTGGATTATACGAACTGAACATCGCAACAGGTGATCAAGGTAAATTTATGCCAAATGCACCTACAACTAGAGCGCATGCAGCGAAGATGATTGTACATTCTATGCAGGCGATTGGACAATAA
- the kynA gene encoding tryptophan 2,3-dioxygenase — protein MAVMTEKGIHTDFRESMTYGEYLNLDEVLSSQNRLSGHHDEMLFIIIHQVSELWMKLILHELEAAIKLIQQEELPEAFKMLARVSKIQSQIIQAWDVLATLTPAEYMEFRDSLGRASGFQSYQNRLIEFALGYKQPQIIKIYEKDPPLSNRLENAYHAPSIYDVAIQALARVGFAIDPALLERDFSITYRGNQSVADAWLTVYRDVDRYWDLYQLAEKLVDIEDSHQQWRFRHMKTVERIIGFKTGTGGSSGVNYLKSVLDHRFFPELWDVRTKI, from the coding sequence ATGGCAGTCATGACGGAAAAGGGGATTCACACAGATTTTCGAGAGTCGATGACGTATGGGGAATACTTGAATCTGGATGAAGTGTTGTCAAGTCAGAATCGTCTGTCAGGTCATCACGATGAAATGTTGTTCATCATTATTCATCAAGTAAGTGAATTATGGATGAAATTAATTTTGCATGAACTGGAAGCTGCGATCAAGTTAATTCAGCAAGAGGAATTGCCGGAAGCTTTTAAAATGCTCGCACGCGTATCAAAAATTCAGTCCCAAATTATTCAAGCGTGGGATGTATTGGCTACATTGACACCTGCCGAGTATATGGAATTTCGCGATAGTTTAGGCCGTGCTTCAGGTTTTCAATCCTATCAAAATCGTTTAATTGAGTTTGCACTTGGATACAAACAACCGCAGATTATTAAAATTTACGAAAAAGATCCCCCGTTATCAAATAGGTTGGAAAACGCCTACCATGCACCAAGTATTTACGATGTGGCGATTCAGGCACTTGCGCGTGTAGGATTTGCTATTGATCCTGCGTTACTTGAACGAGATTTTTCAATTACGTACAGAGGAAATCAGTCAGTGGCTGACGCATGGCTTACTGTCTATCGAGATGTCGACCGCTATTGGGATCTCTATCAATTGGCAGAAAAACTAGTAGATATCGAGGACAGCCATCAACAATGGAGATTCCGTCATATGAAAACCGTCGAGCGGATTATTGGATTCAAAACAGGCACAGGCGGTTCATCAGGGGTAAATTACTTGAAATCAGTGCTCGATCATAGGTTTTTTCCAGAACTATGGGATGTTCGAACTAAAATTTGA
- the kynB gene encoding arylformamidase, with the protein MTNEWIDITQPLTKQIAEWPGDTPFSYEVTVTKEQSGSVNIGKLTMSTHIGTHTDAPFHYDNDGLRILDLPIDLYIGRACVVDVTGVACVSRKHLEPIDFEGAQRILLKTGSHPIPHKFPEKFTVIGEDVGPLLKERGVRLIGVDTPSVDAETSKELVAHHSLYRNNIIIIENLVLESLKPGQYELIALPLALEEADGSPVRAVVRRWQS; encoded by the coding sequence ATGACAAATGAATGGATAGATATTACACAACCGCTGACGAAACAAATTGCCGAATGGCCTGGAGATACGCCATTTTCCTATGAAGTGACGGTGACAAAAGAGCAGTCGGGTTCAGTTAATATCGGCAAGCTAACGATGAGTACACATATCGGTACCCATACGGATGCACCGTTTCATTATGACAATGACGGGTTGCGGATTTTAGATTTACCCATTGATCTTTATATAGGGCGTGCTTGTGTGGTAGATGTGACTGGTGTGGCTTGTGTGTCTCGCAAACATTTAGAGCCTATAGACTTTGAAGGGGCGCAACGAATTTTACTTAAAACAGGTAGCCACCCGATACCACATAAATTTCCGGAAAAGTTCACTGTGATCGGTGAGGATGTAGGTCCTTTACTGAAAGAGCGAGGAGTTCGTCTGATCGGTGTAGATACGCCATCAGTTGATGCGGAAACGAGCAAGGAATTAGTGGCACATCATTCACTTTATCGTAATAACATCATCATTATAGAAAACTTAGTGTTAGAATCATTGAAGCCTGGACAGTATGAGCTCATTGCGTTACCTCTCGCCTTAGAAGAAGCGGATGGGAGCCCTGTGCGCGCGGTCGTTAGGAGATGGCAGTCATGA
- the kynU gene encoding kynureninase has product MIMYSHTLEYAKVLDQHDELASYREEFYLPSGKIYMDGNSLGLLSQRAEKTLLELLDSWKVLGIDGWTEGAHPWFYLAEQLGERMAPLVGGKKTEVIATGSTTTNLHQLVATFYRPKGERTKILADELNFPSDIYALQSQIRLHGLDPEEHLIRVKSDDGLTLDETRIIKAMTDEVALIILPSVLYRSGQVLQMKALSKAANERGIIIGFDLSHSVGAIPHQLHEWGADFAFWCTYKHLNGGPGSVGGLFMNERHFGKEAGLAGWFGSDKSKQFDMEHTMTAASDAGAYQIGTPHVLNLAPLLGSLEMFEELGMEKIRAKSLELTQFMLNCIKAELSEYMFSIGNPVDSSRGGHLLLLHEEAARICQALKAEGVIPDFRAPDGIRLAPVALYNSFEDVWQTVQIIKKIMKEETYKDYPNERGIVA; this is encoded by the coding sequence ATGATTATGTACTCCCATACACTAGAGTATGCAAAAGTGCTTGATCAACACGATGAGTTAGCTTCCTACCGTGAAGAATTTTATTTGCCGTCAGGAAAAATTTATATGGATGGTAATTCGCTAGGATTGCTTTCGCAACGTGCGGAAAAAACATTGCTGGAATTACTGGATTCATGGAAAGTTCTTGGGATTGATGGATGGACAGAAGGTGCGCATCCGTGGTTTTATTTGGCAGAGCAACTGGGGGAACGGATGGCCCCATTAGTTGGTGGAAAGAAGACGGAAGTGATCGCGACTGGTTCAACAACGACGAATTTGCATCAACTCGTTGCAACGTTTTACCGGCCAAAAGGCGAACGAACTAAAATTTTAGCAGATGAGTTGAACTTCCCGTCTGATATTTATGCGTTACAAAGCCAGATTCGTTTACACGGGCTGGATCCAGAAGAACATTTGATCCGCGTCAAAAGCGATGATGGATTGACCCTTGACGAAACTCGTATAATAAAAGCTATGACTGATGAAGTGGCGTTGATTATTTTGCCGTCAGTACTATATCGCAGTGGCCAGGTGCTACAAATGAAAGCGCTATCGAAAGCAGCGAATGAGAGGGGAATTATTATTGGATTTGATTTATCGCATTCAGTTGGTGCGATTCCCCATCAATTACATGAATGGGGAGCAGACTTCGCATTTTGGTGTACATACAAACATCTAAATGGGGGACCTGGCTCTGTCGGTGGATTATTCATGAATGAACGTCATTTTGGCAAAGAAGCAGGACTGGCGGGCTGGTTCGGTTCTGACAAATCCAAGCAATTTGATATGGAGCATACGATGACAGCGGCAAGTGATGCAGGAGCCTATCAGATCGGAACACCGCATGTTTTAAATTTAGCACCTTTACTCGGTTCCCTTGAAATGTTCGAGGAGCTTGGAATGGAAAAGATTCGTGCGAAGTCATTGGAACTGACACAATTTATGTTGAACTGTATAAAAGCGGAACTAAGTGAGTATATGTTTTCAATTGGCAATCCAGTAGATTCCAGTCGCGGTGGTCATTTATTATTGCTACATGAAGAAGCCGCGCGAATATGTCAAGCATTAAAAGCAGAAGGAGTAATTCCTGATTTTCGTGCGCCTGACGGGATACGTTTAGCGCCAGTCGCATTATATAACTCGTTCGAGGACGTATGGCAAACCGTACAAATAATAAAGAAAATCATGAAAGAAGAGACATATAAAGACTATCCAAATGAACGGGGGATCGTAGCATGA
- a CDS encoding MGMT family protein, whose amino-acid sequence MQSFTERVVAIIQQIPPGHVMTYGQVAAEAGNPRGARQVVRVLHSMSKKYDLPWHRIINAQGGISTPENAEEKGNAQRQRLTSEGVQFDDKGRIPLEIYRWHPPL is encoded by the coding sequence ATGCAATCATTCACAGAACGGGTCGTGGCAATTATTCAACAGATCCCCCCTGGTCATGTCATGACATACGGACAAGTCGCAGCAGAAGCCGGCAATCCCCGCGGTGCTAGACAAGTCGTTCGGGTTCTCCATTCTATGAGTAAAAAATACGACTTGCCATGGCACCGAATCATCAATGCACAAGGAGGCATTTCCACACCCGAAAATGCCGAAGAAAAAGGCAATGCGCAACGCCAAAGGCTCACATCAGAAGGTGTTCAGTTTGACGATAAGGGTAGAATCCCATTAGAAATCTATCGTTGGCACCCACCACTATAA
- a CDS encoding amino acid ABC transporter ATP-binding protein: protein MITIDGLQKSFGSLEVIKNVDLEIEQGKVVVIIGPSGSGKSTLLRCLNVLETPNAGKITIDEQQLDFSKPVSKKSISAFRRLTGMVFQSYNLFPHLTATGNVTEGLKTVKHVAKTDAQHKAEQLLDKVGLTAHKEKYPYQLSGGQQQRVAIARALAMDPKVMLFDEPTSALDPELVNEVLRVMKDLAHEGMTMAVVTHEMKFAREVADEVIFIDDGVIVERGAPAQLFTNPQHERTKKFLSLLQ, encoded by the coding sequence ATGATTACGATAGATGGACTGCAAAAGTCGTTTGGATCGCTAGAAGTTATTAAAAATGTAGACTTAGAAATTGAGCAAGGGAAAGTGGTCGTCATTATCGGTCCATCAGGATCTGGTAAGTCTACCTTATTACGATGCTTGAATGTGCTTGAAACACCTAATGCTGGCAAAATCACGATTGATGAGCAACAGCTGGATTTTAGCAAGCCGGTATCGAAAAAGTCGATTAGCGCATTCCGTCGGCTTACCGGCATGGTATTTCAAAGTTATAATTTATTTCCTCATCTCACCGCAACAGGAAATGTGACGGAAGGTTTGAAGACTGTTAAGCATGTAGCTAAAACAGACGCGCAGCATAAAGCTGAACAATTATTAGATAAAGTAGGTTTGACTGCTCATAAAGAAAAATATCCATATCAGCTATCAGGTGGGCAACAACAACGTGTAGCCATTGCACGTGCCTTGGCAATGGATCCTAAAGTGATGTTATTTGATGAACCGACTTCTGCATTGGATCCAGAGTTGGTCAATGAAGTGTTGCGTGTAATGAAAGATTTAGCGCATGAGGGTATGACGATGGCAGTCGTGACGCATGAAATGAAGTTTGCGCGTGAAGTGGCAGACGAAGTGATTTTCATAGACGATGGGGTCATTGTGGAAAGAGGAGCGCCTGCACAACTATTTACTAATCCGCAACATGAGCGGACGAAGAAGTTTTTAAGTCTATTGCAGTGA
- a CDS encoding amino acid ABC transporter permease — protein MYLNSITLSPERIQKLQEIASTSIGPLIEGAIKYTIPLAVIAFIIGLTIAIFTALARISSSKILRGIARVYVSIIRGTPLLVQLFIIFYGLPTIGIVIDPFPAAVIGFSLNVGAYASEIIRAAILSIPKGQWEAAYSIGMNYSQALWKIVLPQAARVSVPPLSNSFIGLVKDTSLAATILVAEAFRRAQEIASFNYEFLFVYIMAAIVYWVICFILSIIQGRVESRLDRSVGKGGVS, from the coding sequence ATGTATCTTAATAGCATTACACTAAGTCCCGAACGGATACAAAAACTTCAGGAAATCGCATCAACATCCATCGGGCCATTGATCGAAGGAGCGATTAAATATACGATTCCTTTAGCAGTCATTGCGTTTATCATTGGATTGACTATCGCCATCTTTACAGCTTTGGCCAGAATCTCATCCAGCAAAATTTTACGTGGAATAGCGCGTGTGTATGTCTCCATCATTCGGGGAACACCGCTACTTGTTCAATTATTCATCATTTTTTACGGTCTACCGACAATAGGCATTGTCATTGATCCATTTCCAGCCGCAGTGATTGGATTTTCATTGAATGTTGGGGCATATGCTTCTGAAATCATTCGGGCTGCCATTTTATCCATACCGAAAGGACAGTGGGAAGCTGCGTACTCGATCGGGATGAATTACTCTCAAGCCTTGTGGAAAATTGTTTTACCGCAAGCAGCAAGAGTGTCCGTCCCTCCACTGTCAAACTCCTTTATCGGACTCGTCAAAGATACTTCTTTGGCGGCAACGATATTAGTGGCAGAAGCGTTTAGAAGGGCGCAAGAAATCGCTTCTTTCAATTATGAATTTTTATTCGTCTATATAATGGCTGCGATCGTCTACTGGGTGATTTGTTTCATTCTATCTATTATTCAAGGAAGAGTAGAAAGCCGCTTGGACCGTTCTGTAGGTAAAGGGGGAGTTTCATGA
- a CDS encoding amino acid ABC transporter substrate-binding protein, with product MKKILLPFIVILVAAVLVACGSKDDGKTDSSAKPAGDTTDTNNLFEEVVEKGVLNVGTEGTYAPFSFHDESGKLTGYDVEVTQEVAKRLGVEAKFFETQWDAIFAGLDAKRFDMIANQVGINEERQVKYEFSKPYTRSNSVLVIREEDDIAFDGMEGKKAAQTLTSNYGEIAKLNGAEIIKIDGFNQGVDLVISKRADGTYNDKLSALDYLKQKPDAPIKIVEEPNISAENQSENAFLFRQGNTELVDEVNKALDAMREDGTLQKISEKWFGEDVS from the coding sequence ATGAAGAAAATTTTATTGCCATTCATCGTCATTCTCGTAGCGGCTGTATTGGTTGCATGTGGTTCTAAAGATGATGGGAAAACAGATAGTTCTGCGAAACCAGCAGGGGACACGACAGATACAAATAACTTGTTTGAAGAAGTAGTAGAAAAAGGGGTATTGAATGTAGGAACTGAAGGAACGTATGCGCCTTTCTCTTTTCATGATGAATCGGGAAAGTTAACAGGATATGATGTGGAAGTTACTCAAGAAGTAGCTAAACGATTAGGTGTCGAAGCGAAATTTTTTGAAACACAATGGGATGCTATTTTTGCAGGTCTTGACGCTAAGCGTTTCGATATGATTGCCAATCAAGTAGGGATCAATGAAGAACGTCAAGTGAAGTACGAATTTTCTAAGCCTTATACACGTTCCAATTCTGTATTAGTAATCAGAGAAGAAGATGACATTGCGTTTGACGGCATGGAAGGGAAAAAAGCAGCACAAACGTTAACTAGTAACTACGGTGAAATTGCCAAGTTAAACGGTGCAGAAATTATTAAAATAGACGGTTTCAATCAAGGTGTGGACTTAGTAATTTCTAAACGTGCGGATGGAACGTATAACGATAAGCTTTCTGCATTGGATTACTTGAAACAAAAGCCCGATGCGCCGATTAAAATTGTGGAGGAACCAAACATCTCCGCGGAAAACCAATCAGAAAACGCATTTCTGTTCAGACAAGGCAATACGGAATTAGTAGACGAAGTAAATAAAGCATTGGATGCGATGCGTGAAGACGGGACATTGCAAAAGATTTCTGAAAAATGGTTTGGCGAAGATGTATCTTAA
- a CDS encoding APC family permease, which yields MDQGSENARRKLNKTLKPSWVFAIALGSSVGWGAFILPGDWIGQSGPLGAVIGLGIGALVMMIIASSYGVMIKKFPVSGGGFTYAFIAAGKVWAFICGWFLSLGYISIVALNASALTLLLKFLAPGFMKRFYLYSVAGWDVYLPEILIASALILLFAVINTTGTSVSGQIQFYFSILLVAGVVVLGIFTFSVADQPLANLQPLFKGNQSIITSILVVLAIAPWAYVGFDNVPQAAEEFNFSPRKATMLIVASLFTSFLIYAIMIGLTGWTFPSLSAVGNGDLWVTGEVVLSALGMGGLAVMAVAIVMGIFTGLNGFFMSSSRLLFSMARARALPNFFRTMTKKTQTPVWGIWFVALITLPTPWFGRQALTWIVDMSSTGVSVAYFFTCLAAYKVLAWGKEKVGREIAPLKKFLALLGMIFSGAFLALLLVPNSPAALSTPSYILLFGWAFVGVIFYLVIRKRYNSLSQEETEYYVLGKTIESEVTETTSADTDSISDIPLPNATRS from the coding sequence ATGGATCAAGGTTCTGAGAATGCACGAAGGAAACTGAATAAAACATTGAAACCGTCATGGGTATTTGCGATTGCCCTCGGTTCATCGGTCGGCTGGGGAGCTTTCATTTTACCAGGAGATTGGATCGGACAGTCTGGACCACTAGGCGCCGTCATCGGGCTTGGAATCGGTGCGCTCGTCATGATGATCATCGCATCTAGCTACGGTGTCATGATAAAGAAATTCCCGGTTTCTGGCGGCGGTTTTACATATGCATTTATAGCAGCAGGAAAAGTGTGGGCATTTATTTGCGGTTGGTTTTTATCGCTCGGTTATATATCCATTGTCGCTTTAAATGCATCGGCACTGACACTATTACTTAAATTTCTAGCTCCCGGTTTTATGAAGCGATTTTATTTATACTCAGTGGCAGGTTGGGATGTCTATTTACCTGAAATTCTCATTGCCAGCGCACTCATTTTATTATTTGCTGTCATTAATACGACAGGTACGAGTGTTTCCGGACAAATTCAATTTTATTTCAGCATCTTGCTAGTTGCAGGCGTTGTAGTACTCGGGATTTTCACATTTAGTGTGGCTGATCAACCATTGGCAAACTTGCAACCGCTCTTTAAAGGAAATCAATCGATTATTACGTCTATACTTGTAGTTCTCGCCATTGCTCCTTGGGCCTATGTCGGTTTTGACAATGTCCCACAAGCTGCCGAAGAGTTTAATTTCTCCCCGCGGAAAGCAACGATGCTTATTGTCGCTTCATTATTCACTTCTTTCTTAATTTACGCCATTATGATCGGATTGACAGGCTGGACATTCCCTTCTCTCTCGGCGGTAGGAAACGGGGACTTATGGGTGACAGGCGAAGTCGTTCTTTCCGCATTAGGAATGGGCGGACTGGCTGTGATGGCAGTCGCGATTGTCATGGGGATTTTCACCGGATTGAATGGATTTTTCATGTCGTCTAGCCGCTTACTCTTTTCTATGGCGCGAGCTCGTGCTTTGCCTAACTTTTTCAGAACGATGACTAAAAAAACTCAGACACCTGTATGGGGAATTTGGTTTGTAGCACTCATTACACTTCCCACTCCTTGGTTTGGTCGACAAGCTTTAACGTGGATTGTCGATATGTCTTCCACCGGCGTGTCCGTCGCTTATTTCTTTACATGTCTTGCGGCGTACAAAGTACTCGCTTGGGGGAAGGAAAAAGTAGGACGTGAAATTGCTCCTTTGAAAAAGTTCTTAGCTTTACTCGGTATGATCTTTAGCGGGGCATTTCTTGCATTATTGCTCGTACCAAATTCTCCGGCAGCTCTTTCCACACCATCGTATATTCTGTTATTCGGTTGGGCTTTTGTAGGTGTCATCTTCTATTTGGTGATTCGCAAGCGATACAATAGCTTGTCACAAGAAGAGACGGAGTATTACGTTTTAGGTAAGACGATTGAATCAGAGGTCACTGAAACGACTTCAGCAGATACAGATTCTATTTCTGATATCCCATTGCCTAATGCAACGAGGTCATAA
- a CDS encoding IS110 family transposase: protein MNSKVNHKINQVTEQTLVVGIDIAKYKHYATFVDERGREMKKAFPFLQTIEGFEALYEAILDGMKEHGKSNVLVGVEPTGHYWLNLAYFLEDRGIPLVVVNAMHVKRVKELDDNLQTKNDKKDALTIARLMKDGRFSHPKLLRDQAADIRAGYSIEEALIKERSALKNKLHRWIDKYFPELFQVFSDFGAMVLAVLEETPLPADIVDMTPAELADICADAGRMKQRRPKKAAELIQVAQSSIGVTVAPWGARREIASLVRQYRLIEEELESIKAELDALITQTTEYEFLASVPGIAHRTIAGLLAEVGSFTDYESPRQLIKLAGLTLRENSSGTHKGQKKISKRGRKRLRAILFKAIRPILRNNPAFLKLHEYYTQRSENPLRKKQSMVVLCSKLLKVLHTLCTKKRRFDGEHMLTDLHCLQLAS from the coding sequence ATGAATTCTAAAGTGAATCACAAAATTAATCAAGTAACTGAACAAACATTAGTAGTTGGAATCGATATCGCGAAGTACAAACATTACGCCACATTTGTCGATGAACGTGGTCGTGAGATGAAAAAAGCTTTTCCTTTCTTACAAACTATCGAAGGTTTTGAAGCACTGTATGAAGCAATCCTAGATGGTATGAAAGAGCATGGGAAATCTAACGTACTCGTCGGTGTAGAACCGACAGGACATTATTGGTTGAACTTAGCGTACTTCCTCGAAGATCGAGGCATTCCGCTCGTGGTTGTCAATGCGATGCACGTAAAACGTGTGAAAGAGTTAGATGATAACCTGCAGACCAAGAATGACAAGAAAGACGCTCTCACCATCGCGCGATTGATGAAAGACGGACGCTTTTCTCATCCTAAACTTCTTCGGGATCAGGCAGCGGATATCCGCGCTGGCTATAGTATCGAAGAAGCATTGATCAAAGAACGCTCCGCCTTAAAAAACAAACTGCATCGGTGGATCGACAAGTATTTTCCGGAGCTGTTTCAAGTCTTTTCTGATTTCGGTGCCATGGTGCTTGCCGTATTGGAAGAGACTCCGTTACCCGCAGATATTGTCGATATGACACCGGCTGAATTGGCCGATATTTGTGCAGACGCGGGACGGATGAAACAAAGACGTCCAAAGAAAGCAGCCGAACTCATTCAGGTAGCTCAGTCTTCTATTGGGGTTACTGTCGCCCCTTGGGGAGCGAGACGGGAAATCGCTTCTCTCGTGCGTCAGTATCGCCTGATTGAGGAAGAACTAGAGTCCATCAAGGCAGAGCTAGATGCCTTGATTACCCAAACGACAGAGTATGAATTTCTAGCTTCCGTTCCAGGGATTGCCCATCGTACCATCGCAGGCCTCTTGGCTGAGGTAGGGAGTTTCACTGATTATGAGAGTCCACGCCAACTTATTAAATTAGCGGGTCTCACACTTCGAGAGAACTCCTCCGGCACTCATAAGGGACAGAAGAAAATATCCAAACGAGGTCGTAAGAGGCTTCGAGCCATTCTGTTCAAAGCGATCCGGCCGATTCTGCGGAACAATCCAGCATTCCTTAAGCTTCATGAGTATTATACGCAGCGATCAGAAAATCCGCTTCGTAAAAAGCAGTCCATGGTCGTCTTATGCAGTAAACTACTAAAGGTTCTCCATACTCTATGCACGAAAAAACGTCGGTTTGACGGAGAACACATGTTGACAGACCTGCACTGTCTCCAACTAGCGTCTTAA